The following proteins are encoded in a genomic region of Natrinema sp. DC36:
- the pyrE gene encoding orotate phosphoribosyltransferase: MTNQDLIDALRAADAVQFGEFELSHGGTSEYYVDKYLFETDPDCLELVAEAFADRVSADDKLGGVALGGVPLAAATSVAAGVPYVIARKQRKEYGTGNLIEGRLEDGEEVVIVEDIVTTGTSVVEAVEALRDAGATVERALVVVDREEGGRENIEDAGVEMEALVTASELLADRD, translated from the coding sequence ATGACGAATCAGGACCTCATCGACGCCCTTCGCGCGGCAGACGCCGTCCAGTTCGGCGAGTTCGAACTCTCCCACGGCGGCACCAGCGAGTACTACGTCGACAAGTACCTCTTCGAGACCGACCCGGACTGCCTCGAGTTAGTCGCCGAGGCCTTCGCGGACCGAGTGTCGGCCGACGACAAACTCGGCGGCGTCGCGCTGGGCGGCGTCCCCCTCGCCGCCGCAACGAGCGTCGCGGCCGGCGTCCCCTACGTCATCGCGCGAAAGCAGCGCAAGGAGTACGGCACCGGCAACCTGATCGAGGGGCGACTCGAGGACGGCGAGGAGGTCGTTATCGTCGAGGACATCGTGACCACGGGAACGAGCGTCGTCGAGGCCGTCGAAGCGCTTCGGGACGCCGGTGCGACCGTCGAGCGCGCGCTAGTTGTCGTCGATCGCGAGGAGGGCGGCCGCGAGAACATCGAGGACGCCGGTGTGGAGATGGAAGCGCTGGTGACTGCGAGCGAGTTACTCGCCGATCGCGACTGA
- a CDS encoding alpha/beta hydrolase, translated as MTPASAAEPHPDVQAFLELYESLDTPEFSEITPEEARRMFEEMRVVEEPDIELASVEDHTIDGPHGDLAVRSYDPGTEGEDRPLLLYFHGGGWVVGSIDTHDGVCRKLADDTGYPVVSVDYGLAPDHPFPEGLQDCYAALEWATAEADELNADPEKIVVGGDSAGGGLAAGLSLLARDRGGPEIAYQLLLYPSVGDATVTEAYEENKEGYFLTEDDMEWFRGHLYETNIDLGNVYALPLRANDLSKLPPATIITAGFDPLRDIGAKYADRLADAGVPVEYHNYDDMIHGFFSMISDPIDLERAHEAHAAAVADMEATLE; from the coding sequence ATGACACCAGCCAGTGCAGCCGAGCCGCATCCGGACGTGCAAGCGTTTCTCGAACTCTACGAATCGCTCGACACTCCGGAGTTCAGCGAAATCACGCCCGAGGAGGCTCGACGGATGTTCGAGGAGATGCGCGTCGTCGAGGAGCCCGACATCGAACTCGCGTCCGTCGAGGACCACACCATCGACGGGCCACACGGCGACCTCGCGGTGCGGAGCTACGACCCCGGAACCGAAGGGGAGGACCGGCCGCTGCTCCTGTATTTCCACGGGGGTGGGTGGGTCGTCGGCAGCATCGACACTCACGACGGCGTCTGTCGGAAGTTGGCCGACGACACCGGTTATCCCGTCGTCAGCGTCGACTACGGGCTCGCGCCGGATCACCCCTTCCCCGAGGGGTTACAGGACTGTTATGCCGCGCTCGAGTGGGCGACCGCGGAAGCCGACGAACTGAACGCCGACCCGGAGAAGATCGTCGTCGGTGGCGACAGCGCCGGCGGCGGCCTCGCGGCGGGACTGTCGCTGCTCGCTCGAGATCGGGGCGGCCCCGAGATCGCGTATCAGCTGTTGCTCTACCCCAGTGTCGGCGACGCGACCGTCACCGAGGCCTACGAGGAGAACAAGGAGGGTTACTTCCTCACGGAAGACGACATGGAGTGGTTCCGTGGCCACCTCTACGAGACCAATATCGACCTCGGAAACGTCTACGCACTGCCGCTGCGCGCGAACGACCTCTCGAAACTCCCGCCGGCGACAATCATCACCGCCGGCTTCGATCCGCTGCGCGACATCGGTGCGAAGTACGCCGACCGACTCGCGGACGCCGGCGTCCCCGTCGAGTACCACAACTACGACGACATGATCCACGGCTTCTTCAGCATGATCTCGGATCCGATCGATCTGGAACGGGCACACGAGGCCCACGCCGCCGCAGTTGCGGACATGGAAGCGACGCTCGAGTAG
- a CDS encoding CDP-2,3-bis-(O-geranylgeranyl)-sn-glycerol synthase has translation MAILETIAIAFWAMLPAYVPNNAAVLAGGGRPIDGGRTWGDKRVLGDGKTWRGTAMGIAAGLALAAVLTLVEPAVNDALGFALPEFTPLAALGLAGGAMLGDILASFLKRRSGRQRGAMFPGLDQLDFVVVSLPLVALLDFEWFSEWFSLEVILVVVVLTPILHVTTNMIAYELGLKNEPW, from the coding sequence ATGGCAATCCTCGAGACTATCGCGATCGCGTTCTGGGCGATGTTGCCCGCCTACGTCCCCAACAACGCCGCGGTGCTGGCCGGCGGCGGTCGGCCGATCGACGGCGGCCGAACGTGGGGCGACAAGCGCGTACTGGGCGACGGAAAGACCTGGCGCGGGACGGCGATGGGAATCGCCGCGGGCCTCGCGCTCGCGGCCGTGCTCACCCTCGTCGAGCCGGCCGTCAACGACGCGCTCGGCTTCGCACTCCCCGAGTTCACGCCGCTCGCGGCGCTCGGCCTCGCCGGCGGTGCCATGCTCGGCGACATCCTCGCGTCGTTCCTCAAACGCCGAAGCGGCCGCCAGCGCGGCGCGATGTTCCCCGGCCTCGACCAGTTGGACTTCGTCGTCGTCTCCCTCCCGCTGGTCGCCCTGCTCGATTTCGAGTGGTTCAGCGAGTGGTTTTCGCTCGAGGTCATCCTCGTCGTCGTCGTCCTCACGCCGATCCTCCACGTGACGACGAATATGATCGCGTACGAGCTCGGGCTGAAAAACGAGCCGTGGTAG
- a CDS encoding M24 family metallopeptidase, whose translation MPREHIFDEAEYERRVARTKERLREEDLDAIVVADPANMNYLTGYDGWSFYVHQAVVVTPDRDEPVWIGRDMDGGGARATTHLGDDSIRAYSDDHVHSPHDLHPMDYVAGVLEELEVADGRIGLEMDAAYFTAKSYTRLQENLPEAEFEDATLLVGWVRIKKSEQELEYMREAARISENAMQAGLETIAEGVPEYEAAAAIYEQLITGTEEYGGDYPSIVPLMPSGDHTGTPHLTWTDREFEDGDPVIIELSGCRHRYHSPLARTTFVGDPPDELQETADIVVEGLEAALDAAEPGVTCESVEKAWRDTIAQYGLEKEDRIGYSMGLGYPPDWGEHTASIRPGDETILEEDMTFHMIPGIWTDEIGMEISETFHVTSDGAETLADFPRRLFTT comes from the coding sequence ATGCCACGAGAGCATATTTTCGACGAGGCCGAGTACGAGCGGCGGGTCGCTCGGACCAAAGAGCGATTGCGCGAGGAGGACCTCGACGCGATCGTCGTCGCCGATCCGGCGAACATGAACTACCTGACGGGGTACGACGGCTGGTCGTTCTACGTCCATCAGGCCGTCGTGGTCACCCCTGATCGCGACGAACCCGTCTGGATCGGCCGCGACATGGACGGGGGCGGCGCGCGGGCGACGACCCACCTCGGCGACGACAGTATCCGCGCCTACAGCGACGACCACGTCCACTCCCCCCACGACCTCCACCCGATGGACTACGTCGCCGGCGTCCTCGAGGAACTCGAGGTCGCGGACGGCCGGATCGGCCTCGAGATGGACGCCGCCTACTTCACCGCCAAATCGTACACGCGCCTGCAGGAGAACCTACCCGAAGCGGAGTTCGAGGACGCAACCTTGCTAGTCGGTTGGGTCCGGATCAAAAAGTCCGAACAGGAACTCGAGTACATGCGCGAAGCCGCCCGGATTTCTGAAAACGCCATGCAGGCGGGCCTGGAGACGATCGCGGAGGGCGTGCCGGAGTACGAGGCCGCGGCAGCGATCTACGAGCAACTGATCACCGGGACCGAGGAGTACGGCGGCGACTACCCCTCGATCGTCCCGCTGATGCCCTCGGGCGATCACACCGGGACGCCCCACCTGACCTGGACCGACCGCGAGTTCGAGGACGGCGATCCGGTCATCATCGAACTCTCGGGCTGTCGTCACCGGTATCACTCGCCGCTGGCCCGGACGACGTTCGTCGGCGACCCGCCCGACGAACTCCAGGAGACCGCCGATATCGTCGTCGAGGGGCTCGAGGCCGCGCTCGACGCCGCCGAACCCGGCGTCACCTGCGAGTCGGTCGAGAAGGCGTGGCGCGACACCATCGCGCAGTACGGCCTCGAGAAGGAGGACCGCATCGGCTACTCGATGGGGCTGGGCTACCCGCCGGACTGGGGCGAGCACACCGCGAGCATCCGACCGGGCGACGAGACTATCCTCGAGGAGGACATGACGTTCCACATGATCCCCGGGATCTGGACCGACGAGATCGGCATGGAGATCAGCGAGACGTTTCACGTTACCAGCGACGGCGCGGAGACGCTGGCGGACTTCCCGCGACGACTGTTCACGACCTGA
- the gdhB gene encoding glutamate dehydrogenase GdhB, producing MSTTPSADETVSDDDLDSALITARRQLERAATHVDVDPGVVERLKHPTRVQQVSVPLEREDGDVEVFTGYRAQHDDVRGPYKGGLRYHPEVSAEECTGLSMWMTWKCAVMDLPFGGGKGGIAVDPKSLTDDETERLTRRFAEELRDAVGPTKDVPAPDMGTDAQTMAWFMDAYSMQQGETIPGVVTGKPPVIGGSYGREEAPGRSTAIAAREAIRYYDREISDTTVAVQGFGSVGANAARLLEDWGATVVAVSDVNGAIYDPEGIDVDAIPSHDEEPEAVTSFANELDDDDSVRRLSNAELLELDADVLIPAAVGNVITADNADAIAADIVVEGANGPTTFAADTILEERDVPVIPDILANAGGVTVSYFEWLQDINRRQWSLERVNEELEEHMLDAWGDVRAEVDAEGLTWRDAAYVVALSRIAEAKETRGLWP from the coding sequence ATGAGCACGACACCATCCGCGGACGAGACTGTATCGGACGACGACCTGGACTCGGCGCTGATCACCGCCCGCAGGCAACTCGAGCGAGCCGCGACCCACGTCGACGTCGACCCCGGCGTCGTCGAACGGCTGAAGCACCCGACGCGTGTTCAGCAGGTTTCGGTTCCCCTCGAGCGCGAGGACGGCGATGTCGAGGTCTTCACCGGCTATCGGGCCCAGCACGACGACGTTCGCGGGCCCTACAAGGGCGGCCTGCGCTATCACCCCGAGGTGAGTGCCGAAGAATGTACCGGGCTCTCGATGTGGATGACCTGGAAGTGCGCGGTGATGGACCTCCCCTTCGGCGGCGGAAAGGGCGGCATCGCCGTCGACCCGAAATCGTTGACCGACGACGAGACGGAACGGCTCACCCGCCGGTTCGCCGAGGAACTGCGCGACGCCGTCGGGCCGACGAAAGACGTCCCCGCGCCGGACATGGGCACCGACGCCCAGACGATGGCCTGGTTCATGGACGCCTACTCGATGCAACAGGGCGAGACCATCCCCGGCGTCGTCACCGGCAAGCCGCCGGTCATCGGCGGCTCCTACGGCCGCGAGGAGGCCCCCGGCCGCTCGACGGCGATCGCCGCGCGAGAAGCGATTCGGTACTACGATCGCGAGATTTCGGACACGACAGTCGCCGTCCAGGGCTTCGGCAGCGTCGGTGCCAACGCCGCCCGGTTGCTCGAGGACTGGGGCGCGACCGTCGTCGCCGTGAGCGACGTCAACGGCGCGATCTACGATCCAGAGGGGATCGACGTCGATGCGATCCCATCGCACGACGAGGAGCCGGAAGCGGTCACCAGCTTCGCGAACGAACTCGACGACGACGACAGCGTCCGTCGGCTCTCGAACGCCGAACTCCTCGAGTTAGACGCCGATGTCCTGATTCCGGCGGCCGTCGGCAACGTCATCACCGCGGACAACGCCGACGCCATCGCGGCCGACATCGTCGTCGAGGGCGCGAACGGTCCGACGACGTTCGCCGCGGACACCATCCTCGAGGAGCGAGACGTCCCGGTGATTCCGGACATCCTGGCGAACGCAGGTGGGGTGACGGTGAGCTACTTCGAGTGGCTGCAAGATATCAACCGCCGCCAGTGGTCGCTCGAGCGGGTCAACGAGGAACTCGAGGAACACATGCTCGATGCGTGGGGCGACGTCCGCGCCGAGGTCGACGCCGAGGGACTGACGTGGCGCGACGCCGCCTACGTGGTGGCGCTGTCACGGATCGCAGAGGCGAAGGAGACGCGCGGGCTCTGGCCGTAG
- a CDS encoding DUF502 domain-containing protein — translation MRSWKRVFASGLIIIGPILVTLYVVYRVYAIIAGLTPTIVYDGELLRGLIGHEPTRAFVAYVLRIVVPLGVFVLVAIVVGSFTRTTIGGVFSRSVDGVVNRVPGLRVLYNASKVAAETTFGEEQALQESVSVEGWDGTQMPAFKTGHTTSDGRIVLFIPTAPNISSGFTVEADPDRVTETDESVEETLARVLSGGFGESKHPGKERPRAPVDTTDEGSTDDE, via the coding sequence ATGAGGTCGTGGAAGCGTGTCTTCGCGAGCGGGCTGATCATCATCGGCCCCATACTCGTCACGCTGTACGTCGTCTATCGGGTCTACGCGATCATCGCCGGACTCACACCGACGATCGTGTACGACGGCGAATTGCTCCGCGGCCTGATCGGCCACGAGCCGACTCGAGCGTTCGTGGCCTACGTCCTCCGAATCGTCGTTCCGCTCGGAGTGTTCGTCCTGGTGGCGATCGTTGTCGGCTCGTTCACCCGAACGACGATCGGCGGCGTCTTCTCGCGGAGCGTCGACGGCGTCGTCAACCGCGTTCCGGGGCTTCGCGTCCTCTACAACGCGTCGAAGGTCGCCGCCGAGACCACGTTCGGCGAGGAACAGGCGCTGCAGGAATCGGTCAGCGTCGAGGGCTGGGACGGCACCCAGATGCCGGCGTTCAAGACCGGACACACCACGAGTGACGGACGGATCGTCCTCTTCATTCCGACGGCGCCGAACATCTCGTCGGGGTTCACGGTCGAGGCCGACCCCGACCGCGTCACCGAAACCGACGAGTCCGTCGAAGAGACGCTCGCACGGGTCTTGAGCGGCGGGTTCGGAGAGTCAAAACATCCGGGAAAGGAGCGGCCGCGGGCACCGGTCGACACGACCGATGAGGGGTCGACGGACGACGAGTGA
- a CDS encoding FAD-binding and (Fe-S)-binding domain-containing protein, with protein MATDDPEPTTDHSDQTATPNETHLGPPSDPRAGDPAADPRADYDYVGGGIDRPELVSALDERVDGEVRFDEYSRRLYATDASAYEVTPVGVVLPRSTDDIAAVVDYCADEGIPVLPRGGGTSLAGQAVNEAVVLDLTTHMDGLCEVAPDERRATVQAGTVLADLNDELAPHDLKFAPDPAAGNRSTIGGAIGNNSTGAHSLQYGKTDAYVEEVEIVLADGSIERFGEVTVAQLREKADPDGDPLERIYDILLRVVDEEADAISEVFPQLKRNVSGYNLDRLVAEAYGEPEAFDENTDETVEIGDEPDPNATVNLARVFAGSEGTLGVVTEATVSLEPVPETTGVVLLTYEDLLEAMADVDTIVRNHDPAAIEAIDDVLLELARNTEEFADVAANLLEGTETALLVEFYAESEAGAREKVEAMLADRLPDSSAPESDGGATATESTTDSDPVRAFDALEAYAPDDRAELWKLRKSAAPILLSRTSDAKHISFIEDTAVPTENLADYVADFQDVLEEQDTFASFYAHAGPGCMHMRPLVDTKSPAGLNQFEAISDAVTDLVVEYGGSVSGEHGDGRARTQWNRKLYGEDVWSLFRDVKTAFDPDWLLNPGTVCGDHDMTEHLRFSPEYEFDAGFEPVLEWENDNGFQGMVELCHGCGGCRGSQETTGGVMCPTYRAAEEESLSTRGRANMLRGAMNGELDADSTDPEFLAEVMDLCIGCKGCARDCPSEVDMAKLKAEVEHANHRENGSSLRDKLFANVDRLNAAGSALAPLSNWAASLPGAGTIAEKTVGIARERDLPTFESESFEDWFEKRGGSRIPLEDASRKVLLFPDTYTNYNHPRAGKAAVQVLETAGVHVEIPDGVTSTGRPAHSKGFLDVSRERARTNVETLAPRVEDGWDVVLVEPSDAVMLQSDYLDLLSGRDAERVAANTYGVMEYLDRFDLAAGLPTAELDERLTYHGHCHQKATKKDGHAAAVLRTVGYEVDALDSGCCGMAGSFGYEVEHYSLSRSIGAILFDQVDDSEGETVVAPGASCRTQLSGYENCDDPPHPIETVAAGLSR; from the coding sequence ATGGCCACTGACGATCCCGAACCCACGACGGACCACAGCGATCAGACCGCGACACCGAACGAAACCCACCTCGGGCCGCCGTCGGATCCGCGAGCGGGCGATCCTGCGGCGGATCCGCGCGCAGACTACGACTACGTCGGCGGTGGCATCGACCGCCCCGAACTCGTCTCCGCGCTCGACGAGCGCGTCGACGGCGAGGTCCGCTTCGACGAGTACAGCCGGCGACTCTACGCGACCGACGCGAGCGCCTACGAGGTAACGCCCGTGGGCGTCGTGCTCCCGCGCTCGACCGACGACATCGCCGCGGTCGTCGACTACTGCGCCGACGAGGGGATCCCGGTCCTCCCGCGCGGCGGCGGCACCAGCCTCGCCGGCCAGGCGGTCAACGAGGCCGTCGTCCTCGACCTCACGACGCACATGGACGGACTGTGCGAGGTCGCGCCCGACGAGCGGCGAGCGACGGTCCAGGCGGGGACCGTTCTCGCCGATCTCAACGACGAACTCGCGCCACACGACCTGAAGTTCGCGCCCGATCCCGCGGCCGGGAACCGGAGCACGATCGGCGGCGCGATCGGGAACAACTCCACCGGCGCGCACTCGCTGCAGTACGGGAAGACCGACGCCTACGTCGAGGAGGTAGAAATCGTCCTCGCGGACGGGTCCATCGAGCGCTTCGGCGAGGTGACGGTGGCCCAACTCCGCGAGAAAGCCGATCCGGACGGCGACCCGCTCGAGCGAATATACGACATCCTCCTGCGGGTTGTCGACGAGGAGGCCGACGCGATCAGCGAGGTCTTCCCGCAACTCAAACGGAACGTCTCCGGCTATAACCTCGATCGGCTGGTCGCGGAAGCATACGGCGAGCCCGAGGCGTTCGACGAGAACACCGACGAGACGGTCGAAATCGGCGACGAGCCCGACCCGAACGCGACCGTCAACCTCGCCCGCGTCTTCGCCGGGAGCGAGGGAACGCTCGGCGTGGTCACGGAGGCGACCGTCTCGCTCGAGCCGGTCCCCGAGACGACGGGCGTCGTCCTGTTGACATACGAGGACCTGCTCGAGGCGATGGCCGACGTCGACACCATCGTCCGAAACCACGACCCCGCAGCGATCGAGGCGATCGACGACGTGTTGCTCGAGCTCGCCCGCAATACCGAGGAGTTCGCCGATGTCGCGGCGAACCTCCTCGAGGGAACCGAGACGGCGCTGCTCGTGGAGTTCTACGCCGAGAGCGAGGCCGGCGCTCGCGAGAAAGTGGAGGCGATGCTCGCGGATCGACTGCCCGATTCGAGCGCGCCGGAATCCGACGGCGGCGCGACTGCAACTGAGTCAACTACCGATTCGGACCCCGTTCGCGCGTTCGATGCTCTCGAGGCATACGCGCCCGACGACCGCGCGGAACTCTGGAAGCTCCGCAAGAGCGCGGCACCCATCCTACTCTCTCGAACGTCCGACGCCAAGCACATCTCCTTCATCGAGGATACGGCCGTCCCGACCGAGAACCTCGCGGACTACGTCGCCGACTTCCAGGACGTACTCGAGGAACAGGACACGTTCGCGAGCTTCTACGCCCACGCGGGGCCGGGCTGCATGCACATGCGGCCGCTGGTCGACACCAAGAGCCCGGCGGGGTTGAACCAGTTCGAGGCGATTTCCGACGCCGTGACCGATCTCGTCGTCGAGTACGGCGGCTCCGTCTCGGGCGAGCACGGCGACGGCCGGGCCCGAACCCAGTGGAACCGCAAACTCTACGGCGAGGACGTCTGGTCGCTCTTCCGCGACGTGAAGACCGCGTTCGACCCCGACTGGCTCCTGAATCCGGGCACCGTCTGCGGCGACCACGACATGACCGAGCACCTGCGGTTCTCGCCGGAGTACGAGTTCGACGCGGGCTTCGAGCCCGTCCTCGAGTGGGAGAACGACAACGGCTTCCAGGGGATGGTCGAACTCTGCCACGGCTGTGGCGGCTGCCGTGGGTCCCAGGAGACGACCGGCGGTGTGATGTGTCCGACCTACCGCGCGGCCGAGGAGGAGAGTCTGAGCACCCGCGGGCGCGCGAACATGCTCCGCGGGGCGATGAACGGCGAACTCGACGCCGATTCGACCGATCCGGAGTTCCTGGCCGAAGTGATGGACCTCTGTATCGGCTGCAAGGGCTGTGCGCGGGACTGCCCGAGCGAGGTCGACATGGCCAAACTCAAAGCCGAGGTCGAGCACGCGAACCATCGGGAAAACGGCTCGAGCCTCCGCGACAAGCTGTTCGCGAACGTCGACCGGCTGAACGCCGCCGGCTCCGCGCTCGCGCCGCTCTCGAACTGGGCTGCGTCGCTTCCCGGTGCGGGCACGATCGCCGAGAAAACGGTCGGCATTGCACGTGAACGCGACCTCCCGACGTTCGAGAGCGAGAGTTTCGAAGACTGGTTCGAGAAGCGAGGTGGCTCTCGAATCCCGCTCGAGGACGCCTCCCGGAAAGTCCTCCTCTTCCCGGACACGTACACGAACTACAATCACCCGCGGGCGGGGAAGGCGGCCGTCCAGGTGCTCGAGACGGCGGGGGTCCACGTCGAAATCCCCGACGGCGTCACCTCGACCGGCCGGCCGGCCCACTCGAAAGGGTTTCTCGACGTCTCGCGCGAGCGCGCCCGAACCAACGTCGAGACGCTGGCTCCGCGAGTCGAGGACGGCTGGGATGTCGTCTTGGTCGAGCCCTCGGACGCCGTCATGCTCCAGTCGGACTACCTCGATTTGCTCTCGGGACGCGACGCCGAGCGGGTCGCGGCGAACACCTACGGCGTCATGGAGTATCTCGATCGGTTCGACCTGGCGGCCGGGCTGCCGACCGCCGAACTCGACGAGCGGCTGACCTACCACGGCCACTGCCACCAGAAAGCGACGAAGAAGGACGGTCACGCGGCCGCGGTCCTGCGAACGGTCGGCTACGAGGTCGACGCGCTCGATTCGGGCTGCTGCGGGATGGCCGGCTCCTTCGGCTACGAGGTAGAACATTACTCCCTGAGCCGATCGATCGGAGCAATCCTCTTCGATCAGGTCGACGACAGCGAGGGCGAGACCGTCGTCGCGCCGGGCGCGTCCTGCCGGACGCAGCTTTCGGGGTATGAGAACTGTGACGATCCGCCCCATCCGATCGAGACCGTCGCGGCCGGGCTCTCGCGGTAA
- a CDS encoding D-2-hydroxyacid dehydrogenase, translating into MSTDPDIVVLREGTEGLSMESYAETLRERLPDHTVALARTPTEERELVPQARVVTGITIEENLLERADRLELFACTFAGTDHVPMDALADHGVTVTNAGGIHAPGIAEQSIGNMLVFARRLHEGWRRKANDEWRHFQSHEFTDSTVTIVGLGSIGQAIVQRLEGFEVETIGVRYTPSKGGPTDEVLGFDEDDIHEAFSRSDYVVLACPLNDLTRGLVGEDELATLPPNAVVVNAARGGIIDTDALVSALQFEGIRGAALDVTDPEPLPADHPLWDLENCLITPHTGGHTPKHWDRLADIVAHNVTVLEDRNDRGDGGDLENAVARPNAN; encoded by the coding sequence ATGAGCACGGATCCAGACATCGTCGTTCTCCGAGAGGGGACGGAAGGGCTGTCGATGGAGTCGTACGCCGAAACATTGCGCGAACGGTTGCCCGATCACACCGTCGCGCTGGCGCGAACGCCGACGGAAGAACGCGAACTCGTTCCGCAGGCGCGGGTCGTGACCGGTATCACGATCGAGGAGAACCTCCTCGAGCGCGCCGACCGGCTCGAGCTGTTCGCGTGTACCTTCGCCGGCACCGACCACGTGCCGATGGACGCCCTGGCCGACCACGGCGTCACCGTCACCAACGCGGGCGGCATCCACGCGCCCGGCATCGCCGAGCAGTCGATCGGCAACATGCTCGTCTTCGCCCGCCGGCTCCACGAGGGGTGGCGACGGAAGGCGAACGACGAGTGGCGCCACTTCCAGTCCCACGAGTTCACCGACAGTACCGTCACGATCGTCGGTCTCGGCTCGATCGGTCAGGCGATCGTCCAGCGCCTCGAGGGGTTCGAGGTCGAGACGATCGGCGTCCGCTACACGCCCTCGAAGGGCGGCCCGACCGACGAGGTGCTGGGCTTCGACGAGGACGATATCCACGAGGCGTTCTCCCGGAGCGACTACGTCGTCCTCGCGTGCCCGCTCAACGACCTGACCCGCGGGCTGGTGGGCGAAGACGAACTCGCCACGCTCCCGCCGAACGCGGTCGTCGTCAACGCCGCTCGCGGCGGGATTATCGACACCGACGCGCTCGTCTCGGCGCTGCAGTTCGAGGGGATCCGCGGGGCCGCACTCGACGTGACCGACCCCGAACCGCTCCCCGCCGATCACCCGCTCTGGGACCTCGAGAACTGTCTCATTACGCCCCACACGGGCGGTCACACGCCGAAACACTGGGACCGACTGGCCGACATCGTCGCGCACAATGTGACGGTGCTCGAGGATCGAAACGACCGCGGGGACGGCGGCGACCTCGAGAACGCCGTCGCTCGACCGAACGCGAACTAA
- a CDS encoding amidohydrolase — MTEPIRDRLVSLRRSFHRHPEPAWREFLTTARLVEEIRAIGVDELAVGPDAYDPADRMAVTDDDLEPWVERARERGADDDLLERMTGGNTGAVAVLERGEGPAIGLRVDIDGLFIEESTDEDHEPVDEGFRSEIDGTMHACGHDAHMTWGLAVLERIAESDFSGRLVVFFQPAEETGGGGCPMAKSQFAEGLDYLLAIHVGLDHPTGEIVAGIEKPLAMCHVDATIEGTSAHAGKAPQEGANAMHAMGAAIVNAYGIPRHSDGMTRVNIGKAEAGTASNVIAEHAYMEAEARGETTALMEFMERRLERTIKSAAKMHGCQAEVDVVSKSPRADSAPELQALVSEVASGVEGIDHVLPAADFGASEDATFLMERVQDEGGLATYMIVGTDHPTSHHTPTFDVDEASLQHGVDVLVGTIRELERRHPVPRVEDGATVEHGESGPLGESGALGEDDG, encoded by the coding sequence ATGACCGAGCCGATACGGGACCGTCTCGTCAGCCTCCGGCGCAGCTTCCACCGCCACCCCGAGCCAGCGTGGCGCGAATTCCTTACCACGGCCCGACTCGTCGAGGAGATCAGGGCCATCGGCGTCGACGAACTGGCCGTCGGCCCCGACGCCTACGATCCCGCCGATCGGATGGCCGTCACGGACGACGACCTCGAGCCCTGGGTCGAACGCGCCCGCGAGCGCGGCGCGGACGACGACCTCCTCGAGCGGATGACCGGCGGCAACACGGGCGCAGTCGCGGTGCTCGAGCGCGGCGAGGGGCCCGCGATCGGACTGCGCGTCGACATCGACGGACTGTTCATCGAGGAGTCGACCGACGAGGACCACGAGCCGGTCGACGAGGGCTTTCGCTCCGAGATCGACGGGACGATGCACGCCTGCGGCCACGACGCCCACATGACCTGGGGACTGGCTGTCCTCGAGCGAATCGCCGAAAGCGACTTCTCGGGGCGGCTGGTCGTTTTCTTCCAGCCCGCGGAGGAGACGGGCGGCGGGGGCTGTCCGATGGCGAAAAGCCAGTTCGCCGAGGGGCTGGACTACCTGCTCGCGATCCACGTCGGGCTCGACCATCCCACGGGCGAGATCGTCGCCGGCATCGAGAAGCCCCTCGCGATGTGCCACGTCGACGCGACGATCGAGGGCACCTCGGCGCACGCGGGGAAGGCCCCGCAGGAGGGTGCCAACGCCATGCACGCGATGGGAGCCGCGATCGTGAACGCCTACGGCATCCCGCGCCACAGCGACGGGATGACCCGGGTGAACATCGGCAAGGCCGAGGCGGGGACCGCGAGCAACGTCATCGCCGAGCACGCGTACATGGAAGCCGAAGCCCGCGGCGAGACGACCGCGCTGATGGAGTTCATGGAACGGCGACTCGAGCGCACGATCAAGTCGGCGGCCAAGATGCACGGCTGCCAGGCCGAGGTCGACGTGGTCAGCAAGTCTCCGCGGGCCGACAGCGCCCCCGAACTGCAGGCCCTGGTCAGCGAGGTAGCGAGCGGCGTCGAGGGGATCGACCACGTACTACCGGCCGCCGACTTCGGCGCGAGCGAGGACGCGACCTTCCTGATGGAGCGCGTCCAGGACGAGGGCGGGCTGGCGACCTACATGATCGTCGGCACCGACCACCCGACGAGCCACCACACGCCGACGTTCGACGTGGACGAGGCGAGTTTGCAACACGGCGTCGACGTGCTCGTCGGCACGATCCGGGAACTCGAGCGCCGGCATCCCGTTCCACGCGTCGAGGACGGGGCGACCGTAGAGCACGGGGAAAGCGGGCCGCTCGGGGAGAGCGGAGCGCTCGGTGAGGACGACGGATGA